One Picrophilus oshimae DSM 9789 genomic region harbors:
- a CDS encoding Mrp/NBP35 family ATP-binding protein, whose translation MTGNIKINPPPPRPMMTPEKSLKYRVKHTILIMSGKGGVGKSTVAANLAVALAGKNLNVGLLDADINGPDDPKMLGIENEKVYGDEKGIIPAKTKYNVDVISMGLIIPRETAVIWRGSLRHKAIQQFLEDVIWDGKDILVVDLPPGTGDEPLSICQLIPNADGIVIVITPQDVALNDAVKAIDFASKVKIPVIGLIENMSGFICPHCGKETDIFKSGGGKKLAEQYNINFLGKIPIIPEIVEDSDKGIPAAAENEFARKFFDDVAENIIKNLKN comes from the coding sequence ATGACTGGAAATATAAAGATCAATCCGCCACCGCCAAGGCCGATGATGACGCCGGAGAAATCTCTTAAATACAGGGTTAAGCACACAATACTTATCATGAGCGGCAAGGGCGGTGTTGGTAAATCAACGGTTGCTGCAAATCTCGCTGTTGCCCTTGCAGGTAAAAATCTAAATGTTGGCTTATTGGATGCTGATATAAACGGCCCGGATGATCCAAAGATGCTCGGCATAGAGAATGAAAAGGTCTACGGCGATGAAAAGGGAATAATACCTGCTAAAACAAAATACAACGTTGATGTAATTTCGATGGGGTTAATAATACCAAGGGAGACCGCAGTTATATGGCGTGGTTCACTGAGGCACAAGGCCATACAGCAGTTCCTTGAGGATGTCATCTGGGATGGAAAGGACATACTTGTAGTGGATCTGCCGCCTGGAACTGGAGACGAGCCATTGAGCATATGCCAGTTAATACCAAATGCCGATGGAATTGTCATAGTGATAACACCACAGGACGTTGCATTAAACGATGCTGTTAAGGCAATTGACTTTGCATCAAAGGTGAAGATACCTGTTATAGGTCTAATAGAAAACATGAGCGGCTTTATATGCCCGCACTGTGGGAAGGAAACAGATATATTTAAATCCGGCGGTGGAAAAAAGCTTGCAGAGCAGTATAATATAAACTTTTTGGGAAAAATTCCTATAATACCTGAAATTGTTGAGGATTCAGATAAGGGTATACCTGCAGCTGCTGAAAATGAATTTGCAAGGAAATTTTTTGATGATGTTGCAGAAAACATAATAAAGAATCTTAAAAATTAA
- a CDS encoding orotate phosphoribosyltransferase-like protein: MKSLEELYNRAIEMKNKGMSDKEISTELHLSVNTVTWLLSKEFVNERSAKDVKIGWRSAGVFGSRIGSLAEIMIDIAEEESNKMNLNIDAFLGITINGIPFATLASYMTGKELIVYRPHPSRKEGFFSSNFASVVNKNVVIMDDVVSTGETMKRTIEDVKKSGGKPVLCIVIASKLNIDEINGVKIRAIMRTVMV; encoded by the coding sequence ATGAAGAGTCTTGAGGAGCTCTACAACAGGGCCATAGAGATGAAGAATAAGGGAATGTCGGATAAGGAGATATCAACAGAGCTTCATTTATCGGTTAATACTGTTACATGGCTCCTTAGCAAGGAGTTTGTAAATGAGAGAAGTGCAAAGGATGTTAAAATAGGCTGGCGCAGTGCCGGTGTTTTTGGATCAAGGATAGGAAGTCTTGCAGAGATAATGATAGATATAGCAGAGGAAGAATCAAACAAGATGAATTTGAACATTGACGCATTTTTGGGAATAACAATCAATGGCATTCCATTTGCAACCCTTGCATCCTACATGACCGGGAAGGAGCTAATAGTATACAGGCCACATCCATCAAGAAAGGAGGGGTTTTTCAGCAGCAACTTCGCCTCTGTTGTAAACAAAAACGTTGTGATAATGGATGATGTTGTTAGCACCGGCGAAACCATGAAGAGAACAATAGAGGATGTAAAGAAATCTGGTGGAAAGCCAGTTCTGTGCATTGTAATAGCATCAAAGCTGAACATCGATGAGATAAATGGCGTGAAGATAAGGGCCATAATGAGAACAGTAATGGTGTGA
- a CDS encoding HIT family protein, protein MYDDSCVFCREIIKKRNAAFVYEDDDVVAFMDNAPIDNGHILVIPREHYQDIFSIDNDLYIKIYKTVKKLAPVLISSLNAQGLNISQNNGRAANQVVMHYHVHMIPRYNNSKLNMERHITDIKELEKTAVKIRAGVLNEES, encoded by the coding sequence ATGTACGATGACAGCTGTGTTTTCTGCAGGGAGATAATAAAGAAGAGGAACGCGGCTTTTGTTTATGAGGATGATGATGTTGTCGCGTTTATGGATAATGCACCTATAGACAACGGCCACATACTTGTTATACCAAGGGAACATTACCAGGATATATTTTCAATTGATAATGATCTGTACATCAAGATTTATAAAACAGTTAAAAAGCTTGCACCGGTTCTTATATCCTCCCTGAATGCCCAGGGGCTTAATATAAGCCAGAACAACGGCAGGGCGGCAAACCAGGTTGTGATGCATTATCATGTTCATATGATACCAAGATATAATAACAGTAAGCTTAATATGGAAAGACATATAACTGATATAAAAGAGCTGGAAAAAACGGCAGTAAAGATAAGGGCAGGTGTTTTAAATGAAGAGTCTTGA
- the purM gene encoding phosphoribosylformylglycinamidine cyclo-ligase — translation MKEGIINRKEQGDFVSTLIRQMKFRRDDFKQINGIGGFTSLIDFGNFAITLNNDGVGTKTIIAEEVGKYDTIGIDCIAMNVNDAITIGSEPIAMVDYISLKRVDNEIARQLGIGFNIGAQMANINIVGGETAIVPDLVNNIDVSGTSLGIIKKEQIVSGDFVKEGDLIYALKSSGLHSNGFTTVRRILKDNNVSYDENFPNENKKVYEVLLEPTRIYVREVLDMLGIVNIKGMANITGGGIKNITRIKDLKYIIDNPIKPQNVFNVLMDLGRLEYKQMYEIFNMGMGYIIIIDEESKLDLVNTLRGRVDFKEIGHVENGSGISIPEYGVELSGYY, via the coding sequence ATGAAGGAGGGCATAATCAACAGAAAGGAACAGGGTGATTTTGTATCAACACTTATAAGACAGATGAAATTCCGCCGTGATGATTTTAAGCAGATCAACGGTATTGGTGGATTCACATCATTAATAGATTTTGGAAACTTTGCAATAACTTTAAACAACGATGGCGTTGGAACAAAGACGATAATAGCCGAGGAGGTTGGAAAATACGATACTATAGGAATAGATTGCATAGCAATGAATGTTAACGATGCAATAACCATCGGCTCTGAACCAATAGCAATGGTTGATTATATATCATTAAAAAGGGTTGATAATGAAATTGCAAGGCAGCTTGGCATTGGATTCAACATTGGGGCACAGATGGCTAACATAAATATAGTTGGCGGTGAAACTGCCATAGTACCTGACCTTGTAAACAATATAGATGTCTCCGGCACAAGCCTGGGCATAATAAAAAAGGAGCAGATAGTATCAGGTGATTTTGTCAAGGAGGGAGATTTAATATACGCTCTTAAAAGCAGCGGCCTTCACTCAAATGGGTTTACGACCGTGAGAAGAATACTAAAGGATAATAATGTATCATACGATGAGAATTTTCCAAATGAGAACAAAAAGGTTTATGAGGTGTTACTTGAACCAACAAGGATATACGTAAGGGAGGTGCTTGACATGCTTGGCATAGTCAATATAAAGGGCATGGCAAACATAACCGGAGGCGGAATAAAGAATATAACAAGGATAAAGGATCTTAAATATATTATAGATAATCCAATAAAACCGCAGAACGTATTTAACGTTTTAATGGATCTTGGCAGGCTTGAATACAAACAGATGTACGAGATATTCAACATGGGCATGGGATATATAATAATAATAGATGAGGAGAGCAAGCTTGATCTTGTTAATACTTTAAGGGGGCGTGTGGATTTCAAGGAGATAGGCCATGTTGAGAACGGCTCTGGAATATCAATACCTGAATACGGCGTTGAGCTTTCAGGCTATTATTAA
- the lysS gene encoding lysine--tRNA ligase, which translates to MHWSESLLKDVSGDQRISTGISPSGPIHIGNMREILTGDIIYKEALKLGIRASFIYLCDDMDPLRKVYPFLPGSYERYVGHPLSMIPAPDGDKTYSEYFLEPFKETIDKIDVRPEIISTTSLYKNGVLSRAIDIAMNNREKIKNILNSIGNYKITGDWYPYEPVCKSCGRINTTTVISYNYPYAEYKCKCGYTGKADIRTDDGKMPWRVEWPAKWFSLHVTIEPFGKDHGAAGGSYDTGKAIASDIFNINPPLPLLYERIFLKGKGVMHSSTGVVIPASEMIKFSPPEIIRFLIAKNNPGRHIDFDPGPGLLNLIDEYEKYERAYFGLDSVKDDDYKDVYELSRLKILKEPEKITFRHIVTLVQIYNNNDALLSALKRSGYEKDYIDDYIMNEIDTARYWLEKYAPPEMKFSLTDENINLNDDERKIVNEFLENIDNIEWSPDSIHNYVYDIIGRSKMRPQDAFAVFYKILIGRSRGPRLGYFIYNLGREYIIKRFSSILAETF; encoded by the coding sequence ATGCACTGGAGTGAATCTTTATTAAAGGATGTTTCAGGGGATCAAAGGATATCAACGGGAATATCACCGTCAGGGCCAATACACATAGGAAACATGAGGGAGATACTCACAGGCGATATAATATATAAGGAGGCATTAAAGCTTGGAATTAGGGCATCTTTTATATATCTCTGCGATGACATGGATCCATTAAGAAAGGTTTATCCGTTCCTTCCAGGGAGCTATGAAAGGTACGTTGGCCATCCATTGAGCATGATACCTGCTCCAGATGGCGATAAAACATATTCAGAATACTTTTTAGAGCCTTTTAAGGAGACAATAGACAAAATAGATGTAAGGCCGGAGATAATAAGCACGACATCGCTTTATAAAAACGGCGTGCTGTCAAGGGCCATAGATATTGCAATGAACAACAGGGAGAAAATAAAAAATATATTAAACAGCATAGGAAATTATAAAATAACCGGTGACTGGTATCCATATGAACCTGTATGCAAATCCTGCGGAAGGATAAACACGACCACTGTAATATCATATAATTATCCATATGCCGAGTATAAATGCAAATGCGGCTATACAGGCAAAGCCGATATAAGAACTGATGATGGAAAGATGCCATGGCGTGTTGAATGGCCTGCAAAATGGTTTTCACTGCATGTTACAATAGAGCCATTTGGAAAGGATCACGGCGCGGCCGGTGGCTCATACGATACTGGAAAGGCCATAGCCAGTGATATTTTTAACATAAATCCACCGCTTCCGTTACTTTATGAAAGGATCTTTTTAAAGGGAAAGGGTGTAATGCATTCATCAACGGGTGTTGTAATACCCGCATCAGAGATGATAAAATTCTCACCGCCAGAGATAATAAGATTTTTAATTGCAAAGAACAATCCTGGCAGGCACATAGACTTTGATCCCGGGCCCGGGCTTTTAAATCTAATAGATGAGTATGAAAAGTACGAAAGGGCCTATTTTGGCCTTGACAGTGTAAAGGATGATGACTACAAAGATGTCTATGAGCTATCAAGATTAAAAATACTAAAAGAGCCAGAAAAAATAACATTCAGGCATATAGTAACGCTTGTGCAGATATATAATAATAACGATGCCCTGTTATCAGCGCTTAAGAGAAGCGGCTACGAGAAGGATTACATAGATGATTATATAATGAATGAGATTGATACTGCAAGGTACTGGCTTGAAAAGTATGCACCTCCTGAGATGAAGTTCTCGCTTACAGATGAAAACATAAATTTAAACGATGATGAAAGAAAGATTGTAAATGAATTCCTGGAGAACATAGATAATATAGAATGGTCACCGGATTCAATACACAATTATGTCTATGACATAATAGGAAGATCAAAAATGAGGCCACAGGATGCATTTGCGGTATTTTATAAAATATTAATAGGCAGGAGCCGCGGGCCAAGGCTTGGGTATTTTATTTATAACCTTGGCAGGGAGTATATAATAAAGAGGTTTTCTTCAATACTGGCCGAGACTTTTTAA